A window of Diabrotica virgifera virgifera chromosome 9, PGI_DIABVI_V3a contains these coding sequences:
- the LOC126891269 gene encoding 52 kDa repressor of the inhibitor of the protein kinase-like, whose amino-acid sequence MGVIKEVCAFFHKSAKRTEVLKLTITECCPEQKKKKLISLCETRWVERHDSVLLFKELLEAVSLSLLKIEEESSDSAPKAHALGSSITQFQFLVNTFVLSHMLSKTHNLSENLQKKNLDLTQAVKNVSNVLDLLSKERENADNNFKVLYSQIQERADKLKIKEEVPRICRLQTARNNVPYSTQEEYYRRAVYLPYLDDFCNSLKERFESHKETVASLQNILPEFCIKTDFCALEPAFNSYEEDLSHKEVVESEFMLWKERWSQEKYENLPKSAVSSLEKCDQDFFPNIYVLLKLLAVLPVSVATVERSFSSLRRLKTYLRNSTSENRLNGLALLSIHRDFAISNEEVLDKFASVPRNLDFVL is encoded by the coding sequence ATGGGCGTTATTAAAGAAGTCTGCGCATTCTTCCATAAGTCAGCCAAAAGAACTGAAGTATTAAAATTAACCATTACTGAATGTTGTCCtgaacaaaagaaaaagaaacttATTTCTTTATGTGAAACAAGATGGGTGGAGAGGCATGACTCGGTGCTTTTATTTAAGGAACTATTGGAAGCCGTCAGTCTTTCCCTTTTGAAAATTGAAGAAGAATCAAGTGACTCAGCGCCTAAGGCACACGCTCTAGGTAGTTCTATCACTCAATTTCAATTTCttgtaaatacttttgttttgaGCCATATGCTGTCTAAAACACATAACTTATCTGAGAATCTTCAAAAAAAGAACTTAGATCTCACACAGGCTGTGAAAAATGTTTCGAATGTCTTAGATCTGCTTTCAAAAGAAAGGGAAAATGCCGATAACAACTTTAAAGTCCTGTATAGTCAAATACAGGAGCGGGCTGACAAACTTAAGATTAAAGAGGAGGTTCCTAGAATTTGCCGCCTTCAAACAGCCCGCAACAACGTTCCATACAGTACCCAAGAAGAGTACTATCGCCGAGCTGTTTATTTACCTTACCTAGACGATTTTTGCAATTCGCTGAAGGAACGCTTTGAGTCTCACAAGGAAACAGTTGCATCCTTACAAAACATCCTTCCAGAATTTTGTATCAAAACTGATTTCTGTGCATTGGAACCTGCTTTCAATTCCTATGAAGAGGATTTGTCCCATAAAGAGGTTGTGGAAAGCGAGTTCATGCTGTGGAAAGAAAGGTGGAGCCAAGAGAAGTATGAAAATCTTCCCAAGTCAGCCGTAAGCTCTCTTGAAAAATGTGACCAAGATTTCTTCCCAAACATTTATGTTCTATTAAAACTGCTAGCAGTTCTGCCTGTTTCTGTGGCAACCGTGGAAAGATCGTTCTCAAGTTTAAGAAGGCTAAAAACATACTTGAGAAATAGCACTTCGGAAAATAGGCTTAATGGGCTAGCGTTGCTTTCAATCCACAGAGACTTTGCAATAAGCAATGAAGAAGTTCTTGACAAGTTTGCGAGTGTACCAAGAAACCTTGATTTTGTGTTgtaa